From Phenylobacterium montanum, the proteins below share one genomic window:
- a CDS encoding LysR family transcriptional regulator: protein MDDLERRLRATNLNLLPILRAVLRHRNLTRAAEALNITQSAVSNSLRQLRAHFGDELLLREGRRLRLTEKAKQLIEPLDAALGAVGQVMAAPSFDPATSTRRFRVATADYVTAITAPEMAALMSREAPGVAVQMITARGRSAGDLHAGDIDMIISPRQVIEALSYQAPALARELSLEPLGREPFVCLARKDDEAFAAGLTVEAYLARPHASFHLDLVAHASLEHGYLIEHGVEQFNRVLTSDFTVLPLIAARSDCLVLAPRSLARLFASSLPLQFAPSPLPIPDLELVMVWPRRRSAEPELAWLRGLLKRCAAASLAD, encoded by the coding sequence ATGGACGATCTGGAGCGCAGGCTCAGGGCGACCAATCTCAATCTTTTGCCGATCCTTCGGGCTGTGCTGAGGCATCGGAACCTGACCCGCGCGGCCGAGGCGCTGAACATCACCCAATCCGCCGTCAGCAATAGCCTACGGCAACTGCGGGCCCATTTTGGCGACGAGCTGCTGCTGCGCGAGGGCCGTCGTCTGCGCCTGACCGAGAAGGCCAAGCAGCTGATCGAACCGCTCGACGCGGCGCTGGGCGCCGTCGGGCAGGTGATGGCGGCGCCGAGTTTCGATCCGGCGACCTCGACCCGCCGTTTCCGCGTCGCGACAGCCGACTACGTGACAGCGATCACGGCGCCGGAAATGGCCGCCCTAATGAGCCGCGAGGCCCCAGGCGTGGCGGTGCAGATGATCACGGCCCGGGGCCGATCGGCGGGGGATCTGCACGCCGGCGACATCGACATGATCATTTCACCGCGGCAGGTCATCGAGGCGCTGAGCTATCAAGCCCCCGCTTTGGCGCGAGAACTGTCCCTGGAGCCTCTTGGGCGCGAGCCTTTCGTCTGCCTGGCCCGCAAGGACGATGAAGCGTTCGCCGCCGGTCTGACAGTCGAAGCCTATCTGGCGCGTCCGCACGCGAGTTTCCATCTCGACCTTGTCGCCCACGCCAGCCTCGAACACGGCTATCTGATCGAACACGGCGTCGAGCAGTTCAATCGCGTACTCACCTCCGACTTCACCGTGCTTCCACTGATCGCCGCCCGATCGGACTGTCTGGTCTTGGCCCCGCGCAGTCTTGCGCGCCTGTTCGCCAGCAGCCTGCCGCTGCAGTTCGCCCCCTCCCCCCTTCCGATCCCCGACCTCGAACTGGTGATGGTGTGGCCTCGGCGGCGGTCGGCGGAACCGGAACTGGCCTGGTTGCGCGGACTGTTGAAACGCTGCGCGGCGGCCTCGTTGGCCGACTGA
- a CDS encoding efflux transporter outer membrane subunit translates to MLAGAAATVLSGCAAIPRLGAAPQMKPASAYAAAESFKAPATQWPNDRWWAAYRDPQLDELIEAALTGSPDLAAARARVRQADALAEQVESTLGPQLNAVAMAGESKLSYNNGLPPAIVTHGWRDAGLAGLNLNWQIDFFGKNRALLAGAVSEKEAAQAEAAAARLTLSTAIAGAYADLAQLYEDRDATQDALKVRSESQTLIDQRVAQGLETQATSERTHADRASAEAELAAIDESIGLTKNRIATLVGKGPDIGLSIERPHPGAIRAFGLPANLQAELIGRRPDVVAARLAAEAAGHRVKAAKADFYPNVNLAAFAGYESLGLANLAKSGSQFGTVGPAVTLPIFESGRLQGAYRGALGQYDAAVAIYDQAVTHALAEVADSAISARALDARLGKSREALAAAQNAYHLASQRYDRGLGTYLEVLAAEDALVMNQRAVADLEMRAFTLDVALIRALGGGYRA, encoded by the coding sequence ATGCTCGCAGGCGCGGCCGCCACGGTTCTCTCAGGCTGCGCGGCCATTCCCCGGCTCGGGGCCGCGCCGCAGATGAAGCCCGCATCGGCCTACGCCGCCGCCGAGAGCTTCAAGGCCCCGGCCACGCAATGGCCGAACGATCGCTGGTGGGCGGCGTATCGGGATCCTCAGCTCGATGAGCTGATCGAAGCGGCGCTGACCGGTTCGCCCGACCTTGCGGCGGCCCGGGCGCGGGTTCGCCAGGCCGACGCCCTGGCCGAACAGGTCGAATCGACCCTCGGGCCGCAGCTCAACGCCGTGGCCATGGCCGGCGAATCCAAGCTGAGCTACAACAACGGCCTGCCCCCGGCGATCGTCACCCATGGGTGGCGCGATGCGGGCCTGGCCGGCCTCAATCTCAACTGGCAGATCGATTTCTTCGGCAAGAACCGCGCTCTGCTCGCCGGCGCCGTCTCCGAAAAGGAGGCCGCCCAGGCCGAGGCGGCCGCCGCCCGCCTGACCCTCTCGACCGCCATCGCCGGGGCCTATGCCGACCTGGCGCAGCTCTACGAGGACCGGGACGCGACCCAGGATGCGCTCAAGGTGCGCTCGGAAAGCCAGACGCTTATCGACCAGCGGGTCGCCCAGGGCCTCGAGACCCAGGCCACCAGCGAGCGGACCCATGCCGACCGCGCCTCCGCCGAGGCCGAACTGGCGGCGATCGATGAATCCATCGGCCTGACCAAGAACCGCATCGCTACGCTGGTGGGAAAGGGCCCGGATATCGGCCTTTCGATCGAGCGTCCGCATCCGGGCGCGATCCGCGCCTTCGGCCTGCCCGCCAACCTGCAGGCGGAGCTGATCGGCCGCCGCCCCGACGTCGTCGCCGCGCGCCTGGCGGCCGAGGCCGCTGGCCATCGAGTCAAGGCGGCCAAGGCGGATTTCTATCCCAACGTGAACCTCGCCGCCTTCGCCGGCTATGAATCGTTGGGCCTCGCCAACCTCGCCAAGTCCGGATCGCAGTTCGGAACCGTCGGGCCGGCCGTGACCTTGCCGATCTTCGAGTCGGGCCGGCTGCAGGGCGCCTATCGGGGCGCCCTGGGCCAGTACGACGCGGCGGTGGCGATCTACGATCAGGCGGTCACCCACGCCCTGGCCGAGGTGGCCGACAGCGCGATCAGCGCCCGGGCGCTCGATGCGCGCCTCGGCAAGAGCCGCGAGGCGCTCGCCGCGGCGCAGAACGCCTATCACCTGGCCAGCCAGCGCTACGACCGCGGCCTTGGGACCTATCTCGAGGTCCTCGCCGCCGAGGATGCGCTGGTCATGAACCAGCGCGCCGTCGCCGACCTCGAAATGCGGGCCTTCACCCTGGACGTGGCCCTGATCCGCGCCCTCGGCGGCGGCTACCGCGCCTGA
- a CDS encoding TetR/AcrR family transcriptional regulator has protein sequence MRVKTDARRKAITDSAWQVFKENGFERTTMSEISDRVGGSKATLYSYFKSKEELFTAALQQAMASRSDEAFEHLTGAGDLRERLIAFGRGYLEARLTPDMVGVERALMTEAERSGLGDVFRAQAIVPHWRRLAAAFEQEMAAGRLRRAAPYTVALHYRGLVEADILERRLHGDTTITAGQIDAAVKDGVEAFLRAYAP, from the coding sequence TTGCGGGTAAAAACGGACGCGCGGCGCAAGGCCATCACGGACTCGGCCTGGCAGGTGTTCAAGGAGAACGGCTTCGAGCGCACCACCATGTCAGAGATCTCGGATCGCGTGGGCGGCTCCAAGGCGACGCTGTACAGCTATTTCAAATCCAAGGAGGAGCTGTTTACCGCGGCGCTGCAGCAGGCCATGGCCTCACGCTCCGACGAGGCGTTCGAGCACCTCACGGGCGCGGGCGACCTTCGTGAGCGCCTGATCGCGTTTGGCCGGGGGTACCTGGAGGCGCGCCTGACACCGGACATGGTCGGAGTCGAGCGCGCCTTGATGACCGAGGCGGAGCGCTCCGGCCTGGGCGATGTTTTTCGCGCGCAGGCCATCGTGCCCCACTGGCGCAGGCTGGCCGCCGCTTTCGAGCAGGAGATGGCGGCCGGGCGCCTACGCCGGGCGGCGCCTTACACTGTGGCCCTGCACTACCGCGGCCTGGTCGAGGCCGATATTCTCGAACGGCGCCTGCACGGCGACACCACGATCACCGCCGGGCAGATCGACGCTGCGGTCAAGGACGGCGTTGAGGCGTTCCTGAGGGCCTATGCGCCTTAG
- a CDS encoding TetR/AcrR family transcriptional regulator has translation MLHQQSKQDQIGATALRKSGRATRQASEATVRRIVEVAALLFVEKGYGVSMDQIAASASVGKQTLYRRFGSKEALFLAVIDREVQRLAAAARFEAAKGAGPLDALKECCRFLLDFMLHPDMVRLHRIFAAEAERFPNIGAYLENCMAPFIAVLQRLMWSATAAGHLRKFGSGVLVTHLEGAIVGWPIRQAMLGLDPLAEPAARDAYFETAWDLFLGGAE, from the coding sequence ATGTTGCATCAACAATCGAAACAAGACCAGATAGGCGCCACCGCACTACGCAAGAGTGGTCGCGCGACGCGCCAAGCCTCCGAGGCCACAGTCCGACGCATCGTTGAAGTGGCCGCCCTTCTGTTCGTCGAAAAGGGCTATGGCGTATCCATGGACCAGATCGCGGCCAGCGCCAGCGTCGGCAAGCAGACCTTGTATCGCCGCTTCGGCTCCAAAGAGGCGCTGTTTCTGGCGGTGATCGACCGCGAGGTACAGCGACTGGCCGCCGCGGCTCGATTCGAGGCGGCGAAGGGCGCCGGCCCGCTGGACGCCCTGAAGGAATGCTGCCGCTTCCTGCTCGACTTCATGCTGCATCCGGACATGGTCCGGCTGCATCGGATCTTCGCCGCCGAGGCCGAGCGCTTCCCCAACATTGGCGCGTATCTCGAAAACTGCATGGCGCCGTTCATAGCGGTCCTGCAGCGGCTGATGTGGTCCGCGACCGCGGCAGGGCATTTGCGAAAATTCGGGTCGGGCGTGCTCGTCACTCACCTTGAGGGAGCAATCGTCGGCTGGCCGATCCGGCAGGCGATGCTGGGGCTGGATCCGCTCGCCGAGCCCGCCGCCCGCGACGCGTACTTCGAAACCGCGTGGGACCTATTCCTCGGGGGAGCGGAATAG
- a CDS encoding type II toxin-antitoxin system RelE/ParE family toxin, giving the protein MARVVITPRANADLDDIWLHVALDNPAAADRLIDRIVARCQALAEHPKLGAARPEIAPDARALVVGDYLALYRVEGSSAVVVRIVHGVRRLKDLFDLGSGE; this is encoded by the coding sequence GTGGCCCGCGTCGTCATTACGCCGCGAGCCAACGCCGACCTGGATGATATTTGGCTGCATGTCGCGTTGGACAATCCTGCGGCGGCCGACCGTCTCATCGACCGGATTGTTGCCCGGTGCCAAGCTTTGGCCGAACATCCGAAACTTGGGGCAGCGCGCCCCGAGATTGCGCCAGACGCTCGGGCGCTTGTCGTGGGCGATTACCTTGCGCTGTACCGCGTAGAAGGATCCAGCGCGGTAGTTGTTCGCATAGTGCACGGAGTCAGGCGACTAAAAGACCTCTTTGACCTCGGATCCGGCGAGTGA
- a CDS encoding HlyD family secretion protein, with the protein MDQSVRTLTPEIEVEATAAGSGARKKLLIALAGVVALAGAGYAAFDITVAAKHAATDNAYVDAETAEVTALTSGPVADVRVVDTQAVKKGDILVVLDDADRRLELEQAKAALGQALRKMQSIQANSGSLSGQIAARQADLIRAKAELQRAQVEYDRRHPLAGTGAISGEEMTTVKTNLEAAQAAFEQAQANLRAAQGAHEANDALIQGAPLDQNPEVAAARARVDQAEVALSRTVVRAPVDGIVTKRTVQVGQMVQPGALLMTVVPVQAAYVTANFKEVQLKKVRVGQKAELTSDLYGKDVVYHGRVVGFSGGTGAATAIVPAQNATGNWIKVVQRLPVRIALDPRELAAHPLKVGLSMDADINLAD; encoded by the coding sequence ATGGACCAGTCCGTTCGCACCCTGACGCCCGAAATCGAAGTCGAGGCCACGGCCGCCGGCTCGGGCGCCCGCAAGAAGCTCTTAATCGCCTTGGCCGGCGTCGTCGCCCTCGCCGGCGCCGGCTACGCCGCCTTCGACATAACCGTGGCCGCCAAGCACGCCGCCACCGACAACGCCTATGTGGACGCCGAAACCGCTGAAGTGACCGCGCTGACCAGCGGACCTGTCGCCGACGTGCGCGTGGTCGACACCCAGGCGGTGAAGAAGGGCGATATCCTGGTAGTGCTGGACGACGCCGATCGCCGTCTGGAGCTGGAGCAGGCCAAGGCCGCCCTGGGCCAGGCCCTGCGCAAGATGCAGAGCATCCAGGCCAATAGCGGCTCGCTGAGCGGCCAGATTGCGGCCCGCCAGGCGGACCTGATCCGCGCCAAGGCCGAACTGCAGCGCGCCCAGGTGGAATACGACCGCCGCCACCCACTGGCCGGCACCGGCGCCATCTCCGGCGAGGAAATGACCACGGTGAAGACCAACCTGGAGGCCGCCCAGGCTGCCTTTGAGCAGGCGCAGGCCAATCTGCGCGCCGCGCAAGGGGCGCACGAGGCCAACGACGCCCTGATCCAGGGCGCTCCGCTGGACCAGAACCCGGAAGTCGCCGCCGCCCGCGCCCGCGTCGACCAGGCTGAGGTCGCGCTCTCGCGCACCGTCGTGCGCGCCCCGGTGGACGGCATAGTCACCAAGCGCACCGTGCAGGTGGGCCAGATGGTGCAGCCGGGCGCCCTCTTGATGACCGTGGTGCCGGTCCAGGCGGCCTATGTGACGGCCAACTTCAAGGAGGTGCAGCTGAAGAAGGTGCGCGTCGGCCAGAAGGCCGAGCTGACCAGCGACCTCTACGGCAAGGACGTGGTGTATCACGGCCGGGTGGTGGGCTTCTCCGGCGGCACCGGCGCGGCCACAGCCATCGTTCCGGCCCAGAACGCCACCGGCAACTGGATCAAGGTCGTGCAGCGGCTGCCCGTGCGCATCGCCCTCGACCCTCGCGAGCTGGCCGCCCACCCCCTGAAGGTCGGCCTGTCGATGGACGCCGACATCAACCTCGCCGACTAA
- a CDS encoding type II toxin-antitoxin system ParD family antitoxin, giving the protein MATVEKLSIALTPEFAADIRRAIATGEYASTSEVVRDALRAWKQIRQGREVAVEELRRLWREGIDSGDGQPLDAEDIKRRGRARLAAHKAANL; this is encoded by the coding sequence ATGGCGACCGTCGAGAAGCTGAGCATCGCGCTTACACCTGAATTCGCAGCAGACATTCGCCGAGCCATCGCGACTGGCGAGTACGCGTCCACGAGCGAAGTGGTTCGTGACGCGCTCCGCGCGTGGAAGCAAATTCGCCAGGGGCGGGAGGTCGCCGTTGAAGAATTGCGAAGGCTCTGGCGAGAGGGCATCGACAGCGGCGATGGCCAGCCTCTGGACGCCGAAGATATCAAGCGCCGCGGACGCGCGCGTTTGGCGGCTCACAAAGCAGCCAATCTCTGA
- a CDS encoding DHA2 family efflux MFS transporter permease subunit: MKTLHAHRAEPAAPLTGFPLLVTAILIGLGNFLVVLDTTIANVSVPTIAGNLGVSSSQGTWVITSYAVAEAITVPLTGWLAGKFGAQRVFITCYLGFAVVSLLCGLSSSLGMLLGMRVLLGLVGGPIMPLSQMLLLRTFPKEKATLATVIWAMTTLVGPVAGPILGGIICDSIGWSWIFFIKVPVALAGGLSLLFLMRGQPDPTRPASIDKVGLGLLVLWVGALQIMLDEGRNQDWFNSPEICVLGVIAAIGFAAFLIWELTERNPIVDLRIFRHRGFVAAATTYAVGFGAFFASIVLLPLWLQSNMGYTATWAGYATGIMGIFAVVSAPLVGKAVEKIDARLIVSLGILGLGLIMVWRMGFNPDVTFLQMAWPTLLTGPFMVMFFVPVTGLAMASVGHDEQANAAGLSNFMRTLAGAFATSLVQTGWQNATRKNQTELAGVLHYGRELIDGAVRLGAPHDSATAVLTQVIEGQSVTLATLNMFATIAICFGFAATLIWIAPKPQGPIDTSGAH; this comes from the coding sequence ATGAAAACCTTGCATGCCCACAGGGCGGAGCCGGCGGCTCCGCTCACAGGCTTCCCCTTGCTCGTGACCGCCATTCTGATCGGCCTTGGCAATTTCCTGGTGGTGCTCGACACCACCATCGCCAACGTCTCGGTGCCGACCATCGCCGGCAATCTGGGGGTCTCCTCCAGCCAGGGCACCTGGGTCATCACCTCCTACGCCGTCGCGGAGGCGATCACCGTGCCGCTGACCGGCTGGCTCGCCGGCAAGTTCGGCGCCCAGCGCGTGTTCATCACCTGCTATCTCGGCTTCGCCGTTGTCTCGCTACTCTGCGGTCTGTCCAGCTCGCTCGGCATGCTGCTCGGCATGCGCGTGCTGCTGGGGCTGGTCGGCGGCCCGATCATGCCGTTATCGCAGATGCTGCTGCTGCGCACCTTCCCGAAGGAGAAGGCGACGCTCGCCACCGTCATCTGGGCCATGACCACCCTGGTGGGGCCGGTGGCAGGCCCGATCCTGGGCGGCATCATCTGCGACTCGATCGGCTGGTCGTGGATATTCTTCATCAAGGTGCCGGTGGCCCTCGCGGGCGGACTTTCCCTGCTGTTCCTGATGCGCGGCCAACCGGACCCGACCCGGCCGGCGTCGATCGACAAGGTGGGCCTGGGCCTCCTGGTCCTGTGGGTGGGCGCGCTGCAGATCATGCTGGACGAAGGCCGCAACCAGGACTGGTTCAACTCGCCGGAGATCTGCGTGCTGGGCGTGATCGCCGCCATCGGCTTCGCCGCCTTCCTGATCTGGGAGCTGACGGAGAGGAATCCGATCGTCGACCTGAGGATCTTCCGTCATCGCGGCTTCGTCGCCGCCGCCACGACCTATGCCGTGGGCTTTGGCGCCTTCTTCGCCAGCATCGTGCTGCTGCCGCTCTGGCTGCAGTCCAACATGGGCTACACGGCGACCTGGGCCGGCTACGCCACCGGCATCATGGGCATCTTCGCGGTGGTGTCCGCGCCCCTGGTCGGCAAGGCGGTGGAGAAGATCGACGCCCGGCTGATCGTATCGCTCGGCATCCTGGGCCTCGGCCTGATCATGGTCTGGCGAATGGGTTTCAACCCGGACGTCACCTTCTTGCAGATGGCCTGGCCGACCCTGCTCACCGGGCCCTTCATGGTGATGTTCTTCGTGCCCGTGACCGGCCTCGCCATGGCCAGCGTCGGCCATGACGAACAGGCCAATGCCGCGGGCCTGTCGAACTTCATGCGCACGCTGGCCGGCGCCTTCGCCACCTCGCTGGTGCAGACCGGCTGGCAGAACGCAACCCGCAAGAACCAGACCGAGCTGGCGGGCGTGCTGCATTATGGCCGCGAGCTGATCGACGGCGCCGTGCGCCTAGGGGCGCCGCACGACAGCGCCACGGCCGTGCTGACGCAGGTGATCGAGGGGCAGAGCGTTACGCTGGCGACGCTCAACATGTTCGCCACCATCGCGATCTGCTTCGGCTTCGCCGCGACGCTCATCTGGATCGCGCCCAAACCCCAGGGGCCGATCGACACCAGCGGCGCGCACTGA